A genomic window from Solanum stenotomum isolate F172 chromosome 10, ASM1918654v1, whole genome shotgun sequence includes:
- the LOC125841609 gene encoding uncharacterized protein LOC125841609 isoform X1 encodes MAAHEEQQQHHHQQQEQENPISPFSLKPNNKHLEKIFSSYLGLSFAIFLGSLPRNAVSLVGRLQNRNKELTFQLIDTEEQLKQLLFRRKEDSKANARVVEIFASHRHAWQQEEKRLLQQIDECDEEIAELRGRAEQFETMESELRANIEDLKREISERDEMLNFMSRRGCEMENSTSGDGGSDGVGDCYAEMGLRFGKVGISEGMDLGVGMEECYLANGIPNAEQMSGVYGQSNGFNSEYLNSASKFWAEKASPWQDMQYDSGDSLHHLKHFVARREAPWKIDGESTGVSSKLKLLEQELLNLEKIGKTDLSKVPSSTRKQVKRYQALAGKIDDLCRRMQQASDPCEPNLSPEFRTQRQTEFLLEAFRLQQHASETAQKLMVLQTDSGKSYYGDEFEGQAQLATKRSFDSIRNNLKEIQRNLEIWLARIIGDLEGILSRDGASRVRDYYIARYPFVQ; translated from the exons ATGGCGGCACatgaagaacaacaacaacaccatcatcaacaacaagaacaagaaaACCCCATTTCCCCTTTCTccttaaaacccaacaataaaCACTTGGAAAAGATTTTCTCCTCATATTTGGGTCTCAGTTTCGCTATCTTTCTTGGGTCTTTACCAAGAAATGCAGTTTCTTTGGTTGGAAGACTTCAGAACCGCAACAAGGAGCTAACTTTTCAGCTTATTGACACAGAGGAGCAGTTAAAGCAGCTACTTTTCAGGAGAAAAGAGGATTCAAAGGCAAATGCAAGAGTTGTGGAAATCTTTGCAAGTCATAGACATGCCTGGCAGCAAGAAGAGAAGAGGTTGTTACAGCAGATCGATGAGTGTGATGAAGAGATTGCTGAGTTAAGAGGGAGAGCTGAGCAGTTTGAGACAATGGAAAGTGAGTTAAGGGCTAATATTGAGGACTTGAAAAGGGAGATTAGTGAAAGAGATGAAATGTTGAACTTTATGAGTAGAAGGGGTTGTGAGATGGAGAATAGTACTAGTGGAGATGGTGGGAGTGATGGTGTTGGAGATTGCTATGCTGAAATGGGTTTAAGGTTTGGGAAAGTTGGGATATCTGAAGGGATGGATTTGGGGGTAGGGATGGAAGAGTGTTACTTGGCTAATGGGATTCCTAATGCTGAACAAATGAGTGGTGTTTATGGACAGAGTAATGGGTTTAACTCAGAGTACTTGAATTCTGCTTCTAAGTTTTGGGCTGAAAAAGCTAGTCCTTGGCAG GATATGCAGTATGATTCTGGCGATTCACTTCACCATTTAAAGCATTTTGTAGCAAG aAGGGAGGCCCCTTGGAAGATAGATGGTGAATCAACAGGAGTCTCCTCCAAACTAAAGTTACTTGAACAGGAGCTACTGAATTTGGAAAAAATTGGGAAGACTGATTTATCTAAGGTACCATCATCAACGCGGAAGCAAGTGAAGAGATACCAAGCTCTTGCTGGCAAGATCGATGATCTATGCAGAAGAATG CAGCAGGCCAGTGATCCTTGTGAACCAAACCTGAGTCCTGAGTTCCGGACCCAAAGACAGACAGAGTTTTTGCTTGAAGCATTTCGACTTCAGCAGCATGCATCTGAAACTGCACAGAAGCTGATGGTACTACAAACTGACAGCGGAAAGAGTTATTACGGGGACGAATTTGAAGGTCAAGCCCAACTAGCCACTAAACGATCCTTTGACTCCATCCGGAACAACTTAAAAGAAATCCAACGGAATTTAGAGATATGGCTTGCCAGAATTATTGGGGATCTCGAGGGAATCCTTTCTCGAGATGGTGCTTCTCGTGTAAGGGATTATTACATAGCTAGATATCCTTTTGTTCAATAG
- the LOC125841609 gene encoding uncharacterized protein LOC125841609 isoform X2, producing MAAHEEQQQHHHQQQEQENPISPFSLKPNNKHLEKIFSSYLGLSFAIFLGSLPRNAVSLVGRLQNRNKELTFQLIDTEEQLKQLLFRRKEDSKANARVVEIFASHRHAWQQEEKRLLQQIDECDEEIAELRGRAEQFETMESELRANIEDLKREISERDEMLNFMSRRGCEMENSTSGDGGSDGVGDCYAEMGLRFGKVGISEGMDLGVGMEECYLANGIPNAEQMSGVYGQSNGFNSEYLNSASKFWAEKASPWQDMQYDSGDSLHHLKHFVARREAPWKIDGESTGVSSKLKLLEQELLNLEKIGKTDLSKVPSSTRKQVKRYQALAGKIDDLCRRMQASDPCEPNLSPEFRTQRQTEFLLEAFRLQQHASETAQKLMVLQTDSGKSYYGDEFEGQAQLATKRSFDSIRNNLKEIQRNLEIWLARIIGDLEGILSRDGASRVRDYYIARYPFVQ from the exons ATGGCGGCACatgaagaacaacaacaacaccatcatcaacaacaagaacaagaaaACCCCATTTCCCCTTTCTccttaaaacccaacaataaaCACTTGGAAAAGATTTTCTCCTCATATTTGGGTCTCAGTTTCGCTATCTTTCTTGGGTCTTTACCAAGAAATGCAGTTTCTTTGGTTGGAAGACTTCAGAACCGCAACAAGGAGCTAACTTTTCAGCTTATTGACACAGAGGAGCAGTTAAAGCAGCTACTTTTCAGGAGAAAAGAGGATTCAAAGGCAAATGCAAGAGTTGTGGAAATCTTTGCAAGTCATAGACATGCCTGGCAGCAAGAAGAGAAGAGGTTGTTACAGCAGATCGATGAGTGTGATGAAGAGATTGCTGAGTTAAGAGGGAGAGCTGAGCAGTTTGAGACAATGGAAAGTGAGTTAAGGGCTAATATTGAGGACTTGAAAAGGGAGATTAGTGAAAGAGATGAAATGTTGAACTTTATGAGTAGAAGGGGTTGTGAGATGGAGAATAGTACTAGTGGAGATGGTGGGAGTGATGGTGTTGGAGATTGCTATGCTGAAATGGGTTTAAGGTTTGGGAAAGTTGGGATATCTGAAGGGATGGATTTGGGGGTAGGGATGGAAGAGTGTTACTTGGCTAATGGGATTCCTAATGCTGAACAAATGAGTGGTGTTTATGGACAGAGTAATGGGTTTAACTCAGAGTACTTGAATTCTGCTTCTAAGTTTTGGGCTGAAAAAGCTAGTCCTTGGCAG GATATGCAGTATGATTCTGGCGATTCACTTCACCATTTAAAGCATTTTGTAGCAAG aAGGGAGGCCCCTTGGAAGATAGATGGTGAATCAACAGGAGTCTCCTCCAAACTAAAGTTACTTGAACAGGAGCTACTGAATTTGGAAAAAATTGGGAAGACTGATTTATCTAAGGTACCATCATCAACGCGGAAGCAAGTGAAGAGATACCAAGCTCTTGCTGGCAAGATCGATGATCTATGCAGAAGAATG CAGGCCAGTGATCCTTGTGAACCAAACCTGAGTCCTGAGTTCCGGACCCAAAGACAGACAGAGTTTTTGCTTGAAGCATTTCGACTTCAGCAGCATGCATCTGAAACTGCACAGAAGCTGATGGTACTACAAACTGACAGCGGAAAGAGTTATTACGGGGACGAATTTGAAGGTCAAGCCCAACTAGCCACTAAACGATCCTTTGACTCCATCCGGAACAACTTAAAAGAAATCCAACGGAATTTAGAGATATGGCTTGCCAGAATTATTGGGGATCTCGAGGGAATCCTTTCTCGAGATGGTGCTTCTCGTGTAAGGGATTATTACATAGCTAGATATCCTTTTGTTCAATAG
- the LOC125841627 gene encoding acyl-CoA-binding protein, which produces MALKEEFEAHAEKAKTLPESTTNENKLILYGLYKQATVGNVNTSRPGIFNMRDRAKWDAWKAVEGKSTDEAMNDYITKVKQLLEEGAASA; this is translated from the exons ATGGCTTTGAAG GAGGAATTTGAAGCTCACGCTGAGAAAGCTAAGACATTGCCCGAGAGTACCACCAATGAGAACAAGCTTATTCTTTACGGGCTTTACAAGCAAGCCACCGTTGGCAATGTCAACACAA GCCGTCCTGGCATATTCAACATGAGAGACAGAGCAAAGTGGGATGCATGGAAGGCTGTTGAAG GAAAATCCACCGATGAAGCCATGAACGACTACATCACCAAGGTGAAACAGTTGCTGGAAGAAGGTGCTGCTTCAGCATAA